CGTGCCGAGAAGGCAATGACCAGGATCCAGATGGTGCCGTACACGGGAATCGGGACCGTGAGGTAGGTCTGCAGGACCGCTACGCCCATGACGATGCCCGGGAACACCAGCGGCACCATGGTCAAACGGTCCAGGTACCAGCGCAACTTGATGTTGGTGCGCGTCACCAGCCAGGCGGTGACGAATGCCACGCCCACGCAGGCGGTGGCGGACACCATGCTGATGGTGAGGTTGTTCGTGATCGAGCGCAGGATCTTGTCGTCGCTGAATGCCTCCACGTAGTTGTTGAGGGTAAACATCGACAGCGCCTCCCATGAGGGCACCACGAGGTAGGGCATGAAGCTCGACCAGATGAGCGCGGTGAGCGGCAGAAGCTGGAGCGCCGGCAGGCCCAGCAGCGCCAATCCGCCCAGCCAGCGCCACCGTCCCAGGTCCTTGCGCCGGGGCTGAAACCCCTTGCCGGTGATGGTGGTGAACCGGTGCGCGTTCTGGGTGACGCGATAGTAGGGAATCAGACACAACCCGACCAAAGCGATGAGAAGCACGGAGTAGGCGCTGGCGAAGCCGTACTCGGGCACGAACCCCTCGATCAACTGAAGGTAGATCTGGGTCGTCAGCACCTCGATGCCCGCGGGAAGACCCA
The nucleotide sequence above comes from Deltaproteobacteria bacterium. Encoded proteins:
- a CDS encoding ABC transporter permease subunit; translation: NDWQVFWKVTLPMAMPSLLSVLILTFIRSMEAFEIPALVGLPAGIEVLTTQIYLQLIEGFVPEYGFASAYSVLLIALVGLCLIPYYRVTQNAHRFTTITGKGFQPRRKDLGRWRWLGGLALLGLPALQLLPLTALIWSSFMPYLVVPSWEALSMFTLNNYVEAFSDDKILRSITNNLTISMVSATACVGVAFVTAWLVTRTNIKLRWYLDRLTMVPLVFPGIVMGVAVLQTYLTVPIPVYGTIWILVIAFSARYLPYAMRFSHAGLIGIHKELEESATASGASWGNVARKIMIPLMMPALFAGWIYIFLITIRELSVALLLYSPGSEVISVVIWELWDNGHVGSLSAFALGISVGTVLLATLFYKLSRRHGLDVR